In Marinitoga hydrogenitolerans DSM 16785, the DNA window TTTTAGACAGGCTATATTTTATCTTTAAATTGAATATTGAAATAGTTGGTTATATAATCTTTAATATTATTTTCGTTTAAATTTACATGCATTTATATCATCCTTTTTAATATCTCCACAATTTTAATTCCAGCATTCCCATCACCATATATATTTTCTGGATATTTAATTTCATTCTTATCAAATGTTTTATTATATAAATTTTTTTCATTTGCAAGTTTATTCCATTTTAATTTTATTAATCCTCGCCATCCTGTATCTGGCATTACTATTATTGCTTGTTTTTGTGCAAAATAGACTTCTTTTTGTAATCCTCCACTATCCGTTATTATTTTCCATGATTTTTTTACCAATCCCATTAGGTTTAAGTAATCTATAGGTTCTAATTTTATTACCTTTTCTAAATATTTTTCCAGTTTAAATTCTTTTATTCTTTTTTGTGTTCTTGGATGTATTGGAAATACTATCGTTTTTTCTTTTGATATTTTTTCTATTTGATTTAATATTTTTTCCAGTTTTTCTTTCTTATCTACATTAAAGTCTCTATGCATTGTCATTAATATATATTCATTTTCTTTAAGTTTTAATTTTTCAAATATTTCATATTTAAATTGTTTTTCCATTATTTTATATAGATCATACATTATATCTCCTACAAAATATACTCCATCTGTTATATTTTCTTTTTTTAAGTTTTCTACCGCTAATTTGCTTGGACAAAATAAATAATTAGCTATTCTATCTGTTAATACTCTATTTATCTCCTCTGGCATATCTTTTGGTTTTTGTCTTATGCCTGCTTCTACATGGGCTACTGGTATTTTTAATTTACTAGCAACTATTGCTCCTGCTAATGTTGTGTTTGTATCTCCATATACTAAAACTATATCAGGTTTTTCTTTTATAACTATTTTTTCAAATTCTATCATTATTTTTCCTGTCATTTCTCCATGATTTCCAGACCCGATATTTAAATAATAATCAGGACTTTTTATATTCAATGTTTGAAAAAATATATCAGACATATTTTTATCATAATGTTGCCCCGAATGAACGAGAATTTCTTTTATTCCATTTTTTTCAAATTCTTTATGCAATACTGCTTCTTTTATAAACTGCGGTCTTGCACCTATTAAACTAATTATTTTCATTTCTTTTCCTCCAGAATTTAAATTGATTCTATACATTCCCAAACTGCCAATTCCTATATCTGCCATATTAAATAATTCATCCAATTCTTTTCCTTTTTTAAATCCATGAAAAATAACAAACTTTTCAAGATTTAAACTTTTCGTTAATCTTTTTAAATTTTCCAATTCTTCACCTTCACCTACTATATTAAAATAAACTTCTTCATTGGGTATATTATTATAATATTCATATAATCCTTTAATAATTCTATCATAACCATGCCATTTACTAATATTAGCTACTCCTATAAGATTAATTCCTGTATGTTTTTTGGCTGTCTTAACTGTATATCTCCCACATTAATGCCATTATTTATTTTTATTGCTTTTATACCGAAAATTTCATCATTGTACCTTTTTCATTTCTACTCATGTGGATCGTCTTCTTTTTAAATTTATTATACTATCTTTTATTAATTTCTCAATGCCCATTTTGGATGGTCAAATCCTTTTAATTTTTATTTATATTATTTTGTAATTTTTTATAATATTTATAAATTCTTCTTTTTTTGTACTTGTTTTATATTTTTCAAAATTTATATCATATTTAATTTTTAAATTTTTTGAATTTATTATTTTTTTTGAAATCTTAATAAAATCATCTAAATTTTCCGGAATTAGTATTCCAAATTCTTTTAATAGTTCCGATCCTTCATATGGTGTAGAAATAATAATTTTTTCAAAATACATATATGTTAATATTTTCGAGGTTATTCCTACAAATTTAAGTTTTTCTTTATCGTTTTTATATGGAAGTAAGCATGTATCTGAATATTTCACATATGGTAAAATCTTATTATGTGACATAAATCCATATAAATGAATATTTTTAAATTTTTTTATTTTTTTATTTTTATATGGTCCAAAAATATGTATATTAACTTCAGGAATACTTTTTGCAAGCGTTATAATATAATTCCAATCAAGTTCAAAAAGACCAAAATAAATAAAATTATTTTTTGTTTTATATGGATTTTTATAATATGTATTTTCATCAGGAACTACAAAACCATTTTCAAAAATCTCCATTTTATCTGTTAATTTTGGATATTTTTTTTCATATTCATTAAATATCTTCTTATTTGCAACAAGAGTCAAGTCAGCATGTTCAATTAATTTATGTTCATATTTTTTCAACTTACCATCTAGGATAAATTCAACAGGATCAGATTGTCGATAAATAATTTTGGTACTTTTGATATCTTTTAAATATTTTGCCAAAAAAACCGCTTTGCCAGATTCAATTACTATAATATCAAATTTATTTTTTTTTATAAAATTCAAAAGCGGTTTTGCATGGGATTTTTCATATACTGGAAACAAAAAACTCCATTTTATATATTTTTTATTAAAGAAATATGGAACTTTACATAAAACTGTTTTATTAGAAACTATAGATTTATTATATTTATGAATTGTTCCCTTTAATAAATTTCTTTTACTTTTAATTATTAAATGAGGAAAATACGTTGGAAAACTTAAATAGACTACATTATATTCGTTTTCTGCAAAAGCTTCAGTTATTAAGGAAATTCCTCTTTGCATATTGGGTTGAAATTCCATATAACCAATGATTAAGACATTCTTCATACTAAATTGAACTCCTTTAAAAAATTATTGATATTTTTCTTTCAACATTAAGATATATCCATAAAAATATGAAATTTGAGCCCATAAATATAATCTTAAGTAGTTTTGATTTGATTGTAGAATAATTATTAAAAATATTATTGACCAAAATAAAGCCATTAATTTTTTCTCTTTTCTTATTTGAATTGAAAAAAATAAAGGTTTAAAAATTTGAATCAATAAAATTGATATAATAAAAAAGCCATAAAATCCTAACTCTGCCATGATTTCTAATGTTATATTCGAGGCTACATCTTTTATATTATTACTTACATATGTTCCATAAGCTCCTGCTCCTACGCCTATTAAAAAATTATCTTTTATTACTCTCAATGTTTCAAACCATTTGGATACTCTTTCTGGTGCAGATGCTCTTATTCCTAATTTAAAAAGTCTTAAAAAGAAATAATTAAAAAGTTCTGGTACAAATATTAATGACAAAACAATTACAAATAATAAAATAATAACTAAATATGATAAAATTTTGAATACTTTTTTTATTTTTAAGTTTATAAGATAATAAGAAAATATAAATAAGGCAAATAAAAGCATCAATAAATATCCAGATGTCGATGTTGTAAATATTAGAGCAAAAGTTGAAATTTTTGAATCTTTTGAGTAATCCATATCTTTATTTATAAGAAAATTATAATTTGAATAAATAAAATATGGTGTAAGATATGTTGCTAAATATGATGGTTCATACATCCATATATATGGTCTTGGAAC includes these proteins:
- a CDS encoding GumK N-terminal domain-containing glycosyltransferase, giving the protein MKNVLIIGYMEFQPNMQRGISLITEAFAENEYNVVYLSFPTYFPHLIIKSKRNLLKGTIHKYNKSIVSNKTVLCKVPYFFNKKYIKWSFLFPVYEKSHAKPLLNFIKKNKFDIIVIESGKAVFLAKYLKDIKSTKIIYRQSDPVEFILDGKLKKYEHKLIEHADLTLVANKKIFNEYEKKYPKLTDKMEIFENGFVVPDENTYYKNPYKTKNNFIYFGLFELDWNYIITLAKSIPEVNIHIFGPYKNKKIKKFKNIHLYGFMSHNKILPYVKYSDTCLLPYKNDKEKLKFVGITSKILTYMYFEKIIISTPYEGSELLKEFGILIPENLDDFIKISKKIINSKNLKIKYDINFEKYKTSTKKEEFINIIKNYKII
- a CDS encoding O-antigen polymerase produces the protein MNFSLLNFFIYVSLLFISADRISINLPIGNVRIVQFFLIIAFIILFSKINIKIEKENAFIFLILVFYFFINIIFSYNKLRTISYLIWIIYNYIFIFLLFSNYIYNFKFENFEKRFLLIYRIISYYVFIQFFFGLLGISDPFFGTNFTFGVPRPYIWMYEPSYLATYLTPYFIYSNYNFLINKDMDYSKDSKISTFALIFTTSTSGYLLMLLFALFIFSYYLINLKIKKVFKILSYLVIILLFVIVLSLIFVPELFNYFFLRLFKLGIRASAPERVSKWFETLRVIKDNFLIGVGAGAYGTYVSNNIKDVASNITLEIMAELGFYGFFIISILLIQIFKPLFFSIQIRKEKKLMALFWSIIFLIIILQSNQNYLRLYLWAQISYFYGYILMLKEKYQ